The DNA window GCTGGATCGACGCCTCGACGTCGCGCGGGGCGACCATCATGAGGTCCGCGAGCTCGTCGACCACGACCAGCAGGTACGGGTACGGGGCCAGGCGCCGCTCGCTGCCCGCGGGCACCTTGACCTCGCCGGCGCGAACGGCCTTGTTGAAGTCGTCCACGTGCTTGAACCCGAAGGCGGCGAGGTCGTCGTAGCGCGCGTCCATCTCCTTGACGACCCACTCGAGGGCCTCGGCGGCCTTCTTGGGGTTGGTGATGATCGGCGTGATCAGGTGCGGGATGCCCTCGTAGATGGTCAGCTCGACCCGCTTGGGGTCGACCAGCACCATGCGCACCTCCTCCGGGGTGGAGCGCATCAGGATCGAGGTGATCATGCCGTTGATGAAGCTCGACTTGCCCGAGCCGGTGGCGCCCGCGACCAGCATGTGCGGCATCTTGGCGAGGTTCGCGACGACATAGCCGCCCTCGACGTCCTTGCCCACGCCCATCACCAGCGGATGCTCGTTGCGTCGGGCCACCGAGCTGCGCAGCACGTCGCCGAGCGCGACCGTCTCGCGGTCGGTGTTGGGGATCTCGATGCCGATCGCCTTCTTGCCGGGGATCGGCGAGAGGATCCGCACGTCGGCGCTGGCCACGGCGTAGGAGATGTTCTTGTCCAGGGCCGTGACCTTCTCGACCTTGGTGCCCGGGGAGAGCTCGACCTCGTAGCGGGTGACCGTCGGCCCGCGGGAGAATCCGACCACCTCGGCATCGACCTTGAACTGCTCGAAGACCTCGGTGAGCGCGGCGACGACCTGGTCGTTCGCCTCGGAACGGGTCTTGTGGGGCGGACCCTCCAGCAGGAACGAGGACTCCGGCAGGGTGTAGACCACGTCGCCCGCGAGCTCGAGCTGCTCCCCCGCCCGGGGCAGATCGCCCAGCGGCGGCGGGACCAGGTCCGGCTTCTCCTCCGGGGCAGGCTTCGCCGCCGGGGCCTTCGCAGCGGCCGACGGGATCGCGGCTGTGCGACCGGCACCCTTGGCTTCGGTGGACATCGGAGTGGTGGCCTGCCCGGCGGCGCCCGGGCCGGGGAAGGTCTTGGCGCGATGGTTCTCGTCCTCGACGACGTCGAAGACCTCGTCGGCGTCCTCGGGCGCGCCACGGCGCGATGCGGCGCGACGGCTCTTCTTCCCGCTCTTCACCTTCCCGGCGGCGGCTGCCGCGTCCTCGTCGACACCCTGCTCGAAGGCCTCGTCCCCGGCGTATCCGAAGGCCTCGTGGTCGCGCTCGGCGTCCTCCGCCTTCTCCTTGCGGGTGCGCCGACGAGTCCGACCTGCCGGCTGAGCCTCGGTGGCCTGGTCGTGCACGGCAGGGTCGACGCGACGAGGGCGCATGCCGAAGGCGACGCGCTCCTCGTCCTCCTCGACGCCGCTGCCCACCATGACCTCGTAGACGCCGCGCACGCGGGAGGGGATCGACTCCACCGGGGTGGCGGTGAGGACCAGGATGCCGAAGGCGATCAGCACCGAGTGGAGCACGATGACCGCGACCGGGGGCACCAGCGCCTCGAGCGGGGCGGCGGCGAGGTAGCCCAGCACACCGCCGCCGCGGGCGAGCGCGCCGATGCCGTCCGCCGGCGCGGGCAGGCGGGCCGAGACGGAGGCGATCGCCGAGATGGCGGTGAGCAGGATCCCGATGCCGATGGCGATGCGGGAGTTGGCCCGCACCTGGTCGGGACGACGGAACATCCGCAGCGCCCAGCCGGCTGCCAGCAGCGGGATCACCATCGAGGAGATGCCGAAGGTGCCGGCCACCACCGTGTGGACCGCGCCGAAGACCGGACCGGCGGACTGCCACCACTCGACGACGGCGACGAGCGTCGCGATCGCCAGCAGGAACATCGCATAGCCGTCACGACGCTGCTCGGGCTCGACCTCCCAGCGCTGCACGCCGATCGAGCGGACCATGCCGCCGACCATGCGAGCGATCGCCAGATAGCCGGAGCGCACAGCGCGCACCGGAAGAGGGAGCGTCGAGGGATCGTTCGCCGCGGAGCCCTTGGTGCGCGAGGTACCGGCAGCAGAGGTCCGCGAGGAGCCTTTCGACGCACGTGCGGGGGAAGACGTACGTGTCGCCATGGCCCCGATCGTACCGTCCCGGGCCCGCCGCGCCCGGGAGGCGACCCGCACGGCCCCGTCGTCCCAGGCAGGGATCACAGCTCCCAGGCCGGGGCGGACGGGAGGCGCCGGGTCGGCGCGGGGCGGGCGGGGAGGCCTTTCCGGCGGAGGATCCGGTCGACCAGGGGCGCCGTGGCGGCCACTGCGGCCATATCGGCATGCTCACCGCCAGGACGCCAGTACCCGACCACCGATGACGGCGCGGCCTCAGCAGCACGTCGACCCGGGGAGGATCAGGACTCGATGACGATCGGGATGATCATCGGGCGGCGGCGCAGGCGCTGGCCGACGTACCGGCCCACCACGCGGCGCATCACCTGCTGCAGCTGGTGGGTGTCGTGGCGGTCGGTCTGGTCGGCGACCGCCTTCTCGAGGGCCTTGATGATCTCCGGGCGGATCTTCTCGAACACCTGGGCGTCCTCGGCGACGCCGCGGGCATGGATCTCCGGGCCGGCGATCAGCGCACCGGTCTCGGAGTTGACCACGGCGAACAGGGAGATGAAGCCCTCGTCGCCCAGGATCCGCCGATCCTTGAGGTCCGCCTCGGAGATCTCGCCGACGCTGGAGCCGTCGACGTAGACGTATCCGTTGGGCAGCTCCCCGACCGTCGTCGCGATCCCGTCCTTCAGATCCACGACGTGGCCGTCCTTCGCCAGCACGATCCGCTCCCGCGGCACCCCGGTCCTCTCGGCGATCCGGCCGTTGGCGATGAGGTGGCGCACCTCGCCATGGATCGGCATGACGTTCCGGGGACGCACGATGTTGTAGCAGTACAGCAGCTCGCCCTCGCTGGCGTGCCCCGAGGTGTGCACCTTCGCGTTGCCCTTGTGGACCACCTCGGCACCCAGCGCCATCAGGCCGTTGACCACACGGAACACGGCGTTCTCGTTCCCCGGGATGAGGGAGGAGGCGAGGATGACGACGTCTCCCGGCCCCACGCTCACGCGGTGGTCACGGTTCGCGATCCGGCCCAGCGCCGCCATCGGCTCGCCCTGGCTGCCGGTGCACATGAGCACCACCTGGTCATCGGGCAGGCCGTCGATGCGCCTGACGTCGATGAGGGTGTCGTCCGGGACGTGCAGATAGCCCATCTGCTCCGCGATGCCCATGTTCCGCACCATGGACCGGCCCACGAAGGCGACCTTCCGACCGTGCGCCGCCGCGGCGTCCAGCACCTGCTGGACGCGGTGGACATGGCTGGAGAAGGAGGCCACGACGATCTTCTGGTGAGCTCGCGCGAAGATCGTGTCCAGGGTCGGGCCGATCTCCTGCTCGCCGACGGTGAAGCCGGGGACCTCGGCGTTGGTCGAATCGGTCATGAACAGGTCGACCCCGGCCTCGCCGAGACGGGCGAAGGCGCGCAGGTCGGTGATCCGACCGTCCAGCGGCAGCTGGTCCATCTTGAAGTCGCCGGTGTGCAGCACCGTCCCGGCCGGCGTGGACACGTGCACGGCGAGAGCGTCGGGGATGGAGTGGTTGACCGCCACGAACTCGCAGTCGAACGGGCCGAAGCTCTCCTGCTGCCCCTCCGCCACCGCGAAGGTGTACGGCCGGATGCGGTGCTCCTTGAGCTTCGCCTCGATGAACGCGAGCGTGAGCTGGCTGCCCACCAGTGGGATGTCCGGCTTCCGACGCAGCAGGTACGGGACGGCCCCGATGTGGTCCTCGTGGCCGTGCGTGAGCACGATCGCGGCGACGTCGTCGAGCCGGTCCTCGAGGAGGTCGAAGTCGGGCAGGATCAGATCGACTCCGGGCTGGGAGTACTCCGGGAAGAGGACGCCGCAGTCGACGATCAGCAGCCGACCCTCGAACTCCAGCACGGTCATGTTGCGGCCCACGTCGCCGAGCCCGCCGAGCGGGACGATGCGCAGCGTCCCCTCGGGCAGCGGCGGCGGGAGCGGGAGACGCCGGGCGAAGACGGTGGACATCGGAACCTCCGAGCGCGGGGAACGGGTGGACCTGGTCGGACGGACGGGCCTCGCGGGCCGGGCGTGCTCAGAGCAGTCCGGCGGCCTCCAGCGCGGCGGCGAGGGCGCGCACCTGATCCTGATCGGCCGGCACGTGGGGGCCGCGCATCGCGGCGTGGGGCAGCACGCCCTGCAGGTGCAGTGCGGCTTTGGCCGCCACCGCGCCGGGCATGTGGCCCATGATCGCCTCGACGACGGGGACGAGTCGATGATGGGCAGCGCGGGCGGCGACGAGATCGGACCGGTCCACGGCCTCGATCATCGCCTTCTCCACGTCGCCGGAGACCTGGCTGACCACCGAGACGATGCCGGCGGCGCCGATCGAGAGCCACGGGAGGTTCAGCGCGTCCTCGCCGGAGTAGTAGGCCAGATCCGTGCGCTCCATGACCCGCGAGGCCTGCTGCAGATCGCCCTTGGCGTCCTTGACCGCGAGGATTCGGGGGTTCTCCCCCAGCCGCAGGATGGTCTCGTAGGCCAGCGGGATGCCGGAGCGGCCCGGGATGTCGTAGAGCATCACCGGGAGGTCGGTCGAGTCCGCGACCGCGGTGGTGTGCGCGATGACCCCGGCCTGGCTGGGCTTGGAGTAGTACGGCGTGACGACGAGCAGGCCGTCGACGCCGAGCTTCGCGTGCTCGCGGGCGAGATCGATCGAATGGGCGGTGTCGTACGTGCCCACTCCGGCGATCACCGTGATCTCGGGCCCGACGGCCTCGCGGACCGCACGGGCCAGGTCGAGCTTCTCGACGTCGGTGAGGGTCGGGGCCTCGCCGGTGGTGCCGGAGACGACGATCATGTCGTGCCCGTGCTCGACGACGTGCCGGGCGAGCTGCTGGGCCGCGTCGAGGTCCACAGCGTGGCCGTCCTCGGTGAGCGGGGTGACCATGGCGGTCCCCACCGCGCCGAACGGCCGCGCCGGGCTCTGGTCGGTGCTGGTCATGAGATCCTCCCGAAAATGCTCTGCTGTCCGGAGCCTAGACCAGATCCGAGCTCGTTCACCGCTGTGTCGCGGTGCCGAGATCCACCAGGACCGCCATCGGGGTGCGCTGACGGCCCTGACCCAGCGGGTTGTCGGCGAAGGTGGCCTCGAGGTTCTCGTGCGGCGTCGCGACGTCCGAGCCCAGCACGTTGCGGCCGATGTCGTTGGCGTCCATCACCACGGTGCCCACGAAGCTGTCCCGGAGGGCGGCGGGGATGTCCGCGCCGCGGATCGCGGCGGAGATCCGCGCGGAGACCGCGTCCGGATCCTTCGGCGGCAGCTTGGCGGAGACGTTCGAGGGGAAGGCCGAGTACGGGGTGGGGCCGTCGATGGCGCGCACGTTGGCGCCGACGACCTCGTAGAAGAGTCCCTTGCGGCCGACGGCCTTGCCCGCGGCACCCGCGGCCGAGGCCGCCAGGACGCGGGGCAGTCCGACCTCTCGGATCGCGAGCTCCATGGTGGTCGGGTCGCCCAGGCCGATGCCGGCCGGGGTGCGGCTGACGAAGCGGCTGAGGACCTTCGCCGAGCGACGCGGCTTGACCTCCCAGGTGAACCAGGAGCGGCCCTGCGAGATAGCGATGATCTTCTCGCTGATCACGAAGTACCACGGGACGCCGGCGGGCGATGCATCCTCGGGGAGGTCGGCGGCGAAGCGCTCGACCCGCTCGCGGACGAGCTTCTCGATGTCGTCGCCGCGGGCGACCAGCTCGGTCTGCAGCGGGAAGCGGCGCCAGGTGTGGCCGTCGGCCTCGGAGACCAGGTCGAGCTCCTTGCCGGGGTTGGCGAGGTGGTCGCTCTTGGGCTCCTCGACGGTCTCCTCCGGAGCCGGGGCGAGGACCGGGGCGGGTGCCCCGGCGGCCTCGGCCGAGCCGCCGAGGGCGCGGACGGCCCCGTCGGCATCGTCGAAGAAGGTGCGCATCCACAGCTCGACGTTCAGCAGGCGCCAGAACATGAGCGTGCCGTGGTTCTCGGGGTGCGCGATGTAGTCGTCGAACAGCGCCAGCACGCTCGCGGCATCGAAGTAGGGTCGCGAGGCGAAGGACGGCGAGGCGAAGATCTCGCGCAGCTGCGGGGCGATGTTCCGGAACCACTCCCCCTCCGGGGTGGTGAAGCCGATCTTGTTGCGGCGCTTGGAGATCATGTCGGGGAGGATCCCGAACATGGACTCGCGCAGGATCCGCTTGTTCCAGCCGTCGTGGATGATCGCGGACTCGTCGAGCG is part of the Brachybacterium ginsengisoli genome and encodes:
- a CDS encoding DNA translocase FtsK; amino-acid sequence: MRAVRSGYLAIARMVGGMVRSIGVQRWEVEPEQRRDGYAMFLLAIATLVAVVEWWQSAGPVFGAVHTVVAGTFGISSMVIPLLAAGWALRMFRRPDQVRANSRIAIGIGILLTAISAIASVSARLPAPADGIGALARGGGVLGYLAAAPLEALVPPVAVIVLHSVLIAFGILVLTATPVESIPSRVRGVYEVMVGSGVEEDEERVAFGMRPRRVDPAVHDQATEAQPAGRTRRRTRKEKAEDAERDHEAFGYAGDEAFEQGVDEDAAAAAGKVKSGKKSRRAASRRGAPEDADEVFDVVEDENHRAKTFPGPGAAGQATTPMSTEAKGAGRTAAIPSAAAKAPAAKPAPEEKPDLVPPPLGDLPRAGEQLELAGDVVYTLPESSFLLEGPPHKTRSEANDQVVAALTEVFEQFKVDAEVVGFSRGPTVTRYEVELSPGTKVEKVTALDKNISYAVASADVRILSPIPGKKAIGIEIPNTDRETVALGDVLRSSVARRNEHPLVMGVGKDVEGGYVVANLAKMPHMLVAGATGSGKSSFINGMITSILMRSTPEEVRMVLVDPKRVELTIYEGIPHLITPIITNPKKAAEALEWVVKEMDARYDDLAAFGFKHVDDFNKAVRAGEVKVPAGSERRLAPYPYLLVVVDELADLMMVAPRDVEASIQRITQLARAAGIHLILATQRPSVDVVTGIIKANVPSRLAFATSSLQDSRVILDSVGAEKLIGQGDALFHPMGKAKPMRVQGAWVNESEIHKVVDHVKTQMKPNYREDVQVVAEKKQIDDDIGDDLDVLLQAAELVVTTQFGSTSMLQRKLRVGFAKAGRLMDLLESREIVGPSEGSKARDVLVHPDELGTAIARIRGEDAPAAEGDAPYGGDDAVDQTPGTPVEAEGADASQDRYGSDPLAEDDSEPAIDYYDDDSGEEGEDAWSLTGR
- a CDS encoding ribonuclease J, whose translation is MSTVFARRLPLPPPLPEGTLRIVPLGGLGDVGRNMTVLEFEGRLLIVDCGVLFPEYSQPGVDLILPDFDLLEDRLDDVAAIVLTHGHEDHIGAVPYLLRRKPDIPLVGSQLTLAFIEAKLKEHRIRPYTFAVAEGQQESFGPFDCEFVAVNHSIPDALAVHVSTPAGTVLHTGDFKMDQLPLDGRITDLRAFARLGEAGVDLFMTDSTNAEVPGFTVGEQEIGPTLDTIFARAHQKIVVASFSSHVHRVQQVLDAAAAHGRKVAFVGRSMVRNMGIAEQMGYLHVPDDTLIDVRRIDGLPDDQVVLMCTGSQGEPMAALGRIANRDHRVSVGPGDVVILASSLIPGNENAVFRVVNGLMALGAEVVHKGNAKVHTSGHASEGELLYCYNIVRPRNVMPIHGEVRHLIANGRIAERTGVPRERIVLAKDGHVVDLKDGIATTVGELPNGYVYVDGSSVGEISEADLKDRRILGDEGFISLFAVVNSETGALIAGPEIHARGVAEDAQVFEKIRPEIIKALEKAVADQTDRHDTHQLQQVMRRVVGRYVGQRLRRRPMIIPIVIES
- the dapA gene encoding 4-hydroxy-tetrahydrodipicolinate synthase — encoded protein: MTSTDQSPARPFGAVGTAMVTPLTEDGHAVDLDAAQQLARHVVEHGHDMIVVSGTTGEAPTLTDVEKLDLARAVREAVGPEITVIAGVGTYDTAHSIDLAREHAKLGVDGLLVVTPYYSKPSQAGVIAHTTAVADSTDLPVMLYDIPGRSGIPLAYETILRLGENPRILAVKDAKGDLQQASRVMERTDLAYYSGEDALNLPWLSIGAAGIVSVVSQVSGDVEKAMIEAVDRSDLVAARAAHHRLVPVVEAIMGHMPGAVAAKAALHLQGVLPHAAMRGPHVPADQDQVRALAAALEAAGLL